The Cloeon dipterum chromosome 3, ieCloDipt1.1, whole genome shotgun sequence genome includes a region encoding these proteins:
- the LOC135939294 gene encoding uncharacterized protein LOC135939294, whose translation MTSFKLYSTLFSLSLLVLVVSSAPLQREEESDSTASSRSGRSKGSSRSARYLGSSWFDFLNPAPYQDPLLSRAAEDDNSSNNQADSPIYYIRLPANPYVYMPGMGYVSRPQPLQTPVASPPPVVPPRPASPFYQLPLDFVSNGKPGSTVQIWPRDPTPAPIVPSTPAAPVMPPRPKPVSTINRLPGQFYFNGKPSGFYILQQDPYNSLYADVLHNFYP comes from the coding sequence ATGACGAGCTTCAAATTGTACTCAACGCTGTTCTCGCTGTCGCTGCTGGTGCTTGTGGTGTCCAGCGCACCTCTGCAAAGAGAGGAAGAGTCAGACTCGACGGCCAGCAGCCGCTCTGGCCGCTCCAAGGGCTCATCACGCAGTGCCCGCTACCTGGGCTCCTCGTGGTTCGACTTCCTGAATCCTGCGCCCTACCAGGACCCACTCCTGTCGAGGGCCGCCGAGGATGACAATAGCAGCAACAACCAGGCCGATTCGCCCATCTACTACATTCGGCTGCCGGCCAACCCGTACGTCTACATGCCTGGCATGGGCTACGTGAGCCGGCCGCAGCCCCTGCAGACCCCGGTGGCCAGCCCCCCGCCCGTGGTGCCCCCGAGGCCCGCCAGCCCCTTCTACCAGCTGCCGCTAGACTTTGTTTCTAACGGCAAGCCTGGCAGCACCGTGCAAATCTGGCCCCGTGACCCCACCCCCGCGCCCATCGTGCCTTCGACCCCGGCCGCCCCCGTTATGCCTCCCCGCCCCAAGCCTGTGTCGACCATCAACCGACTGCCCGGACAGTTCTACTTCAACGGCAAGCCCAGTGGATTCTACATTCTGCAGCAAGACCCCTACAACTCCTTATACGCGGACGTACTGCACAATTTCTACCCTTAA